GGTGAAGTTGGCGCTGGAAGCCCAGGCCCCGGCGGGCACCGTCTTTACCGGCGCACTGCCTTACGCCGAGGTGCCGCAGCTGCTGGCCGCCGCCGACGTGTTCGTGACCGCCAGCACCTCGGAAGTGCTGCCGATGTCGATGATCGAGGCGCTGGCGGCCGGAACGCCACTGGTGGCCGCCCGCAGCCCCGCCGCCGAGGACCTGATTCACAGCGGGCCAAGCGGCGACAACGGCCTGATCCGCGAAGCGCACCCGGAAGCGCTGGCCGAAGGACTGCTGAGCGCCCTGGACCCCGCCAGTCTGCCGCGCCGCCGCGCCGCCGCCCGCCTCAGCGCCGAGCAGTACGATTTGCGGGTGCGGGCCAGGGCACTGGTGCAGGTGTATGAAAATTTGCTGGCGAAACGCTAGCTCGAAGCCGTCTCCATCTGACACCCCGCCAGCGCCGATTCGTACTCGGTTTTCTCCAATCCGCGCCCGATGACGACCAGTTCGGTCAATCCGGTCTCGCCCGGTCTGCTGTCCACCCGGTCTGCCGTGAACACGTCGCGCACCGACTGAAACAGGATGCGGCCCGGCTGATCGTGAAAGCTCAGATACCCCTTGACCCGCAGCACCTCTGCGGGGCGCGACAGAATGTACTCGCGCAGGAAGGCGTGCCAGCGGTACGGGTCGAGAGGCCGCTCACAGCGCAGCACCAGCGACTTCAGCCCCGGTGTATGCAGTGTGGCCGGGGCGTCGATCAGGCGTTCTGGGTCGAAGTCGCGCCGGGCGAGCAGGTCGTCCACGCCAACCTGTCCCCGGCTGGCCCGGATGACGGTGGCCAGTGGATTGACGGACCGCACGGCGTCCTCGGCGGCACTGAGGGTTTCCTCGCCGACCTGATCGGCCTTGTTGAGCACCACCACGCCCGCGTAAGCCAGTTGCCTCGCGCCCTCGCGGTACTCGGCCAGGGTGCGGCGCAACTGGGCGGCGTCGGCCACCGCCACCAAGCTGCCCACCCGGAAGGCGGCGCGAACCTGCGGCTCCAGCAGCGTGCCCAGCACCGGCACCGGATCGGCCACGCCAGACAGCTCGATCAGCACGTGGGTGGGCTTAACGTCGCGCAGGGCCAGCGTGATGAGCGCCCGCAGCAGGTCGTCCCGGCCCGAGCAGCACAAGCAGCCCGCCGTCAGTTCGGTGAGATCAAGGCCGTCCTCTTCAGCCCGCACCGCTTCGATCAGGCCGCCGTCCACGCCCACCACCCCGAACTCGTTGACGATGACCCCGAAATGCTGCGGCGAGGAGCGGATCAGGTGGTTGACCAGGGTGGTTTTGCCCGCGCCCAGAAAACCGCCGATGACGGTGACGGGGATGCGCTGATCGGCAGGAGGGTCAAAGGTGAACAAGGGATCGGGCGGATCGGGGAGGGTCATCTGGCTATGGTAAGGGTCCAGACAGAGAAGCGGCCCCACACACGGGGTTAAAGCCGCTGGACAAAGTGAACGGTCAGATCAGTTGACGGTGGTCTGGAAGCAGAGAGTTCGAGTCTGGGTGGAAGAAACGCTCTTGAGCGTGCCCGTCACAGTATTACCAACCAACGCACCGACAGGTGAAGCGCCGCTGTCGTTGGTAATACTGTTCGTCACGAAGGTCTGATTGGGCTGCAAAACGTCGGAGACATTGACGTCCAGAGCTGTCGTGAGCAAGCTGGTGGCTTGCACGCAGTATTCAAGTTTATCGAGGGGCTTGGCGATGGTCGTGGTGCGGTTGATGTCTGTCGGCTCACCGTTTGGCAGACTTGAAGTTGGAGTCGCGTTCCGCACGTATTTCCTGAGCTGTACCGGATTGAAGTACGTCGTAACCGTCTGCGTATTGTTGGCCGTCACCGACCCATTGGTGCCGTCATCAACTGGCGTGGAGACCGTGAGGGTGGCCGTATTGGGTGTCGCCGCTGCGGTCAGCACATTCAAGTTCACCGTTACCGGAATTCGCACACTGACACTCTGCCCCGCTGCCAGCGCAGTCACAGTCAGTGTCTTGGTCACAGCGTTAAAGGCAGCGCCCGTTGTTGGCGTAGCAGGCGTGGAGACGATCGTGGCCGTTCCAGGCGTGACGGTGCTGGGAAAGTTGGCGTCGGTCACGGTCACGTTCGTCGCGTTCACCGCTTTGAGATTGGTCACGGTGATGAGATAATCGAAGCCTTGACCGTTGGTTCGTGTGGTCTGCGGGTTGGTGCTGCTGCCCGTCTTGAACGCTTGTTTGGTGACTTGCAGATCGCTCTCAATGGTGATGTCTTCAGCGGTTGAAGACGTGCTGGCATAATTGCTACCCGTTACCGTGCCGCCGCCAGTGTAGGTGGTGTTGGCTCCGACCAGCGCAGCAGAGGCAGGCGACACGAGACGTGTACCACTACTATCGGTAGGGTCGAGGAAACTGACCGAGGCAGAGTTCTGGAAGGTGCCGACGGCCTGCAAGCGGTTGACGGGAAAGTCGAGAGTTACGCTCTGGCCGCCAGGAATGACAAACGAACTCCAATTCAGGGTGATGGCGCTGGTCGCAGGATCGCTGGTTGTAGGACGGGTAACGGATGCACTGCTGGGCGTGTAGGCGGTGGGGCCAGCGTAGGTGAAGGGATTAGGCAAGCTGTCAGCAACCCGAACACCAGTCGCCGCCCCAACGCCTGCCGCATTGCTGATAGTGATTTTGTAAGCAGGCGTCTGGGTACTGGCCGGTGTGTTGAGCGGCTGCGGCGTGGTGGTCACTTTGGTGACGGTGAGCTGGGGAAAGCAGGCAGGAGTACGCGGGATATTAATGTTGTTGTAAATGATGTCGCCTTTACCGCCGTTACCCGCAGAGCCGCCGTACACGTTGGTGATACCAGCAATAGGAGTATTGACCCCAGCAGCACCACCAACAAAGCTGATCGTCGGGCGCATCGTCACGGTGGTCGTCAGCAAGACTGCGCCGCCGCCGCCGCCGCCGCCCGGCCCCTGAGTTTCTCCTCCCTTGAGAGGCAATGCCGAATTGCCACCACTCCCGCCGTTAACCTGAACATTCAGACTTGAGAGATTCACGGTACTGGTGGCAATGGCGACGGTACCACCCGCACCCCCACCGCCTGCGCCATCACGTCCAGCAGGTTGGCCGTCTTGCCCATTGGCACGCAAGGTGCCTGTACCGGTGATGGTGTTGGCCACTACGAAGATCACACCGCCGCCGTTGCCCCCACTGGCCTGAGGCGTCGTTGGGTAGTCGTCAGCAGCATTGTTATTGTCGCCAGCACCGCCGCCCCCGCCCACGATCAGACGTTCGGCATTGGGATAAACAATTCCAGGAGGGATACCGACCCCGCCGAGGCCACCTACAGGACGCGCGCCATCGCCGTCGCAGGCGTTGAAAGTGCCACCGAAGTTGACGCAACTTCCGCTGGTGGGATTACGATAGAAGGCGAAACTGTTACCGCCTGTACCGCCCATCCCTACATTGCCGCCACCGCCGCCGCCCGCGTTGTGCTGGTCACCGCCGCCACCTGCGTTGCCTGGCGCGCCCCGTGAACGGTCCAGTCCCCCTGTGACGCTGGCGGTTGTTCCCGTCACACCCAGCG
This portion of the Deinococcus rubellus genome encodes:
- a CDS encoding CobW family GTP-binding protein codes for the protein MTLPDPPDPLFTFDPPADQRIPVTVIGGFLGAGKTTLVNHLIRSSPQHFGVIVNEFGVVGVDGGLIEAVRAEEDGLDLTELTAGCLCCSGRDDLLRALITLALRDVKPTHVLIELSGVADPVPVLGTLLEPQVRAAFRVGSLVAVADAAQLRRTLAEYREGARQLAYAGVVVLNKADQVGEETLSAAEDAVRSVNPLATVIRASRGQVGVDDLLARRDFDPERLIDAPATLHTPGLKSLVLRCERPLDPYRWHAFLREYILSRPAEVLRVKGYLSFHDQPGRILFQSVRDVFTADRVDSRPGETGLTELVVIGRGLEKTEYESALAGCQMETASS
- a CDS encoding beta strand repeat-containing protein, translating into MNLNLSGPRRPSPRLATARSNIPKSRFKSVSLSAVLLCTALMVMTSPFVALAEVCGTPGKDGSTFNPNSYYPAASGTTATSGTFTISLGTKRTTPTASDLAAGDLVLIVQMQDALINNSDSVSYGDGSSGRGYTNLRSAGYYEFNVVSGITGTTLTLQNALANTYTNASANTSTGQRRFQIVRVPQFSALTLASDISVPTWNGDTGGVFALNVAGTLDFNGKTIDASSAGFRGGGSRQDDVVSGQKIVNYATPYSATVSNYGAFKGEGIAGTPRFVRDLTKTSVAYTGTDLGTSGYPTGTVTLGVTGTTASVTGGLDRSRGAPGNAGGGGDQHNAGGGGGGNVGMGGTGGNSFAFYRNPTSGSCVNFGGTFNACDGDGARPVGGLGGVGIPPGIVYPNAERLIVGGGGGAGDNNNAADDYPTTPQASGGNGGGVIFVVANTITGTGTLRANGQDGQPAGRDGAGGGGAGGTVAIATSTVNLSSLNVQVNGGSGGNSALPLKGGETQGPGGGGGGGAVLLTTTVTMRPTISFVGGAAGVNTPIAGITNVYGGSAGNGGKGDIIYNNINIPRTPACFPQLTVTKVTTTPQPLNTPASTQTPAYKITISNAAGVGAATGVRVADSLPNPFTYAGPTAYTPSSASVTRPTTSDPATSAITLNWSSFVIPGGQSVTLDFPVNRLQAVGTFQNSASVSFLDPTDSSGTRLVSPASAALVGANTTYTGGGTVTGSNYASTSSTAEDITIESDLQVTKQAFKTGSSTNPQTTRTNGQGFDYLITVTNLKAVNATNVTVTDANFPSTVTPGTATIVSTPATPTTGAAFNAVTKTLTVTALAAGQSVSVRIPVTVNLNVLTAAATPNTATLTVSTPVDDGTNGSVTANNTQTVTTYFNPVQLRKYVRNATPTSSLPNGEPTDINRTTTIAKPLDKLEYCVQATSLLTTALDVNVSDVLQPNQTFVTNSITNDSGASPVGALVGNTVTGTLKSVSSTQTRTLCFQTTVN